From the genome of Granulicella cerasi:
GTCCTTCAAGGAGAACAGCGAATCATGGCTGACATTCAAGGCAAGGTTGTAGTGATTACGGGCGCGAGCAGCGGCATTGGCGCGGTGACGGCGAAGGAGTTGGCGAAGCAGGGTGCGGTGGTCGTGCTCGGTGCGCGTCGCAAAGACCGGCTGGATGCTCTCGTGAGCGAGATCGAAGCCGCTGGTGGCAAGGCTCTGGCAGTGGCCTGCGATGTGGTGAAGCGTGCTGATCTTGAGGCGCTTGTGGCTGCGGGCGTGAAGGCGTTTGGGAAGATCGATGTGATCGTGAACAACGCAGGCATCATGCCGCTGTCGCCGCTGAGCGAACTGCGCGTGGAGGAGTGGGAGCAGACGATCGACGTAAACGTGAAGGGCGTGCTGTATGGCATTGCCGCAGCGCTGCCGGTGTTTGAAAAGCAGGGCAGCGGGCACTTTGTGAATATCTCGTCCGTGGCGGGGATCCGCGCGTTTCCGATGGCGGCGGTGTACTGCGGCTCGAAGTGGGCTGTGGGGGCGATCACCGAGACGCTGCGGCAGGAGTGTGTGGGCAAGAACATTCGCACTACGGTGATTCTGCCGGGTGCGTTTGAGACTGAATTGGGCAATACGATCACGCACAAGGAAACTGCTGAGCAGATGGGGCACTTCATGCAGGTGGCGCAACCGCCGCAGGCGATCGCTGAGGCGATTGCATATGCGATCGGTCAGCCTGCTGGTGTGGCTGTGAACGAGCTAGTGGTTCGGCCCGCTGCGCAGTTTGTGTAGGTGCTGATGATGGGGGGAGGCGGCCTCTTGGGCTGCCTCCTTTCTGAGTTTTGGGGCGAAGGGACGTAACTCGCTCTAGCGTTCGTGGCTGCCCACCCGTCCGCATGAAGCCGCGTACGGATGGGGCCACCGACGGTGGTGATGTCCGTAAATTTCTGCAAACCCACATCTCAAGAATCGAGATGTGGGGCACCCGATCGCGGTGGTCTACGCCTTGGTGCCGCGGTAAAGGCCAGCGGAGTGGAGCAGGTAGCCGTCCCAGTGGGCGTCGACGAAGCCGGCTTCGGCCATGAGGGCGAGCATCTTGGGCGGGCGCGGGAAGCGGCGCACGGAGTCGGGCAGGTACTTGTAGGCCGCGCGGTCGCCGGAGATCATGCCGCCGATGAGGGGGGCGATCTGCGAGAAGTAGAGGTTGTAGGCGAGCGCCTTGGCGCCTTCGGGCTGATTAGCTTCGAGGACGCCGATGCGGCCGCCGGGCTTAAGCACGCGGGCGATCTCGCGCAGGCCAGCGGCGTAGTCGGTGAGGTTGCGGAAGCCGAAGGCCGAGGTGACGAGATCGAATGAGTTGTCGGGGAAGGGCAGGTGCATGGCGTCGCCTTCGATCCAGTCAATCGGCTCGGTGGCGTACTTGCAGCGGGCGCGGTCGAGCATCTGTGCCGAGAAATCGAGGCCGGTGAGTCGGGCTGCATTGGCAGGGCGCGCGGCTAGTAGCGCGGAGGTCTGGTCGCCGGTGCCGCAGCAGATGTCGAGGATGCGCGCGTCGGGGTTCTTCAGTACCGGCGTGAAGGCGCGGGCGGTTTTGCGCCACCAGCGGCGGTCGAGGCCCATGCTGATGAGGTGGTTCAGCAGATCGTACTTGGGCGCGATGGAGTTGAACATCGCCTGCACGTTTTGTGCGGCTTCGGCCTGGGTGCGTTCGTTGGCGGTGCGTGCGCCAGTGGTTTCGGTAGGCATCAGGCGTTCGCTTCGGCGAGGTCTTCGCGGGTGGGCATCTGGGCGAAGAGCTCTTCTGTGGCCACGGTGAGCTCGGCTTCGGTGACGTCGCGGACGACGGTGGCGTCGCCGATGCCGACGGGCAGGATGAAGCGGCGCGAGTCGCTGCGGTTCTTCTTGTCCTTGGCGGTGAGTGAGACGAGTTCGTGCACGTCGGCGGTGAAGGGCTTGAGCGGGCCGTAGGCGCGGACGAGGTTCGTGATGCGCTCGACCTGTGCGCTGGTGACCATGCCGCGCTTCTGCGCGATGGAGGTGGCGGCGATCATGCCCCAGGCGATGGCTTCGCCGTGGAGGAGCTGCTCGTAGCGTGTGGCGGCTTCGATGGCGTGGCCGAGCGTGTGGCCGAGGTTGAGCAACATGCGGACGCCGGTTTCGAACTCGTCTTCGGCGACGACGTTGACCTTCATCTGCACGCTGTCGGCGATGACGCGGGTGAGGGCTTCGTGATTGCCGGCGAGGATGGCGGCGGTGTGCGCCTCCATGTAGTCGAAGAGCTCGCGATCGCGGATGATGCCGGCTTTGACGGACTCCTGCAGGCCTGCGCGGAGTTCGTTTTCGGGCAGCGTGGAGAGGGTATCAATGTCGGCGAAGACGGCGAGCGGGTGGTGGAAGCTGCCGATGAGGTTCTTGCCTGCCGCGAGGTTTGCGCCGGTCTTGCCGCCGACGGAGGAGTCGATCTGCGCGAGCGCCGTGGTGGGCACCTGCACGTAGCGGATGCCACGCATGTAGATGGCGGCGAGGAAGCCGGTCATGTCGCCGAGGACGCCGCCTCCGAAGGCGATGAGGATCGAGTCGCGATCAGCGCCGTGTTCGGCAAGCTGTTCGGCGAGGGACTCGAGGGTGGAGAAGCGCTTGTACTGCTCGCCGGCGAGCACCTGCAGCACGACTGGCTGAGTGCCGCCGAAGGAGGCGAGGAAGCGCTCGGACCAGTGCGACCAGATGACGGGCGAGGTGACGACGAAGAGCTTCGCCTTGGGCGTGGTGTGGAGCGCGGCGATGCGCTGGGCGAGGTCCGCGAGCAGGCCGGGACCGATGTGGACGGTGTAGTTGGCGGACGGCGTGCGGACTTCGATCGCGGTGGACATCTCTTCAAGGATACCGCGTGTGCCTGATGGCCGGTGCCGCGAAGACTACGCTTGTTTCTGCCGGAACGCGACCGAGGTGCCGACGGTGATCGCCAGCACCACCGCGATCACGCCGAGCGAAGCCAGCGGGCCGATTTCGATCCAGTGGACGGCGAGCATCTTTACCGCAGCGAAGGCGAGCAGTGCGGCGAGGCCGTAGTGCATGAAGCGGAGGCTCTTCAGCATCGCGGCGAGCAGCACGTAAAGCGAGCGGAGACCCATCACAGCCATGATGTTTGAGGTGTAGGCGATGAAGGGAATGCGCGTGATCGAGAGCACCGCGGGGATCGAGTCGAGCGCGAAGACGACGTCGGTGAGTTCCACGGCGATGAGCGCGAGCAGGAGCGTGGTGGGCATCCATACGAGCTTGCCGCCTACTGTTTCGCGGGCTGAGAACGTGTCTGTGCGCGGCGAGACAGGGTGAACCCGAGTGAGCCAGCGGAGCCACGTGGGCTGGCTGACTTCATTACCCTCAGAGTCGTCCTCGGGTTTCAGGAGCTTGACGGCGGCAGCGAGAAGAAGCGCGCCGAAGACGTATTCGACCCAATGGAAGCGCGCGAGCAGCGAGAGACCGCCGGCGATGAACGCGCCGCGCATGACGATGGCTCCGGCGACGCCCCAGAAGAGGACTTTGGGCTGGCGGTCTTCAGGAATGGTGAAGGTCTTGAAGAGCAGCAGGAAGACGAAGAGGTTATCGACGGAGAGCGCTTCCTCGATGGCCCAGCTCGCAACGTATTCGGTGGCGTGCGCGTGGCCGTACAGCGGTAGCAGAATGGCTGCGAGCGCGAGCGCGGCGACGGTCCAGAGTACTGTGGCCCAGACGGCCTTGCGGTGCGGGTCGGGGAACAGGCGGTGCAAGCCGAACTCGGCCAGCATCAGCGCGACGACGGCGACGTGGAACCAGAGCCAGTGGGAGATAGGAGTCACTCGGAAGAATTGTACGGTGTAACAGGTTAGAGTTTCGCGAGTTCGCTGCGACGGCGAAGGTTGACATCAGTGTGTCAGGGTCGAGGTATCCAGAGTGCCAGATGGGCCTTCCAGTATGTCAGCGAGCGAAGATGTAACTTCGTCAGAAGAGGCGTTTGCGCTTCTTGGCGATGGTGCCTGCCGACCAGAGCGCGAGGCCGATGAGCACTGGCTGGAAGAAGAGGCGCCCGAAGCGTTTCTTGTCGGTGTCGAGGCCGAAGGCGTTACGGCGTTCGGTGTACTGCGCGAGGTTGCCGGGAAAGATCGCAGCGAAGAAGCCTGCGGCCGCACAGCCTGCGAGCGGACGAAGTTTTTCGGGCGCAAGTGCGAGCGCCGTGCCCAGGGCGATTTCGCCAACGCCAGAGGCGAGCACGACCGCATCGGTGTCAAAGGGCATCCACGGCGGAACCTGGTTCTTGAACTCCTCGCGCGCGACAGTGAGATGCGTAATGCCGGCTCCGGCGAGGGCTGCGCCCATGGCGATGCGGGTGATGTCCTGCGCGGTAGTGGTTCGCGACATAGAAAAAACTCCTGAAACCCGGTGGGGCTTCAGGAGTTAGAAACAATCGTTGCTGCTGGGGATGCTTTAGTGCTGGTCGATGAGCTTCACGAGTTCAACGAAAAGATCAGCAGAGGTCTGGAGTGAAGCTACGGAGAGCTTGTCGATCGTGTCCTTCGCGGTGTGGTGGAAGGCGTAGTCGCCACGGTTCTGCTCGTAGGGGCCGTACTCGTAGCAGATGACGTCCAGCACCGGCACACCACGCTGCTTGAAGGGGATGTGATCGTCTTCGATCGTCATCTCGTTGGCGAAAACGGACGAGCTGTGGCCGGTGGTCTTTGCAGCCTTCGCCAGCAGGTCCAGCAGCCAGGGGGTCGAGTTGCCTTCGCGGTCGATGTTCATGCTCTTCCAGCCGAGCATGTCAGCGACGACGAAGGCTTTGATCTTGCCGATCGTTCCATCGCCGGACCACTTTGCTGCGAGGTGGCGCACGCCGTACAGCGAATCGCTCGGCACCATGCCTTCCTTGCCAACGGCTTCTTCGCCGTCGTCGAACACCAGCCAAACGCTATAGCCCTGCGGCGGATGCGTACGGTAGTAGTCGCCGAGTGCGATGAGCAGTGCAGTGGTGCAGGCACCGTCGTTAGCGCCGACGAAGCCGATGCTCTGCAGCGGATAGTTGGTCTCGTAGTGAGAGGCCAGTACGATCACGCCGTCCTTCTTGCCCGGGAATTTGGCGATGTAATTCGTCATCGGCTGCATGCCGACGGGGGTGTGTGCGGTGAACTTATCGACGACGAGATTGCCCTTGGAAGCCTCCGTCGCAAAGTGGTCGCGGATGAATTTCTCTGCGGCTTCGTGTCCGGGCGTGCCGATCGCACGATGCGGCGCGGCGGCGAGGTATTGCTTCGTCAGGTCCATCACCTTCGCGCCAGACACAGGATGTCCCTGTGCCGAGGCGAGTGTGGTGGTGGTCAGTGCGAGAGCAGCAGCGAGGGTGCGAAGTAGGTTCATGGTCTTGGGCTAGCGCTTCCTGCTGGTGTGTTGAATGAAGTGGATGATCGCGTCATGTGCGTGGAGAGGTTTGACGAACCACAGCGCAGCGGCGATGGCAGCGACCGCGAGGATCGCCCAGCCGATCATTCTCCAGCGCGCGCGGGCGTCGGTGTCTGCGTGGACGAAGTACGCCACGAACACCCCGAGGAAGTAGAGCACCAGCATCGGCGTGGCGAAGAGACACATGCCGATGGGATCGGGCGTGGGGCAGATGATCGCGGCGATCAGGAAGATCGCCAGCACGGCGTAGCGGAAGTGTTTGAGCAGGAACTGCGCGTTGACGATGCCGAAGAGCGACAGGAAGAAGATCAGGATCGGCATTTCGAACGTCGCGCCGAGGCCGAGGATCACTGCGAGGAAGAACCCTGTGTAGTCCTCAATCGTAATCATGTGATTGAGGTTGTGGCCCATCTCCAGAATGAGCACCTTCATGGCTCCGGGCAGCACCCAGCGATAGCCGAACCATGCGCCTGCGAGGAAGAGGCCAATGGTGGTGAACATGAAGGGCCAGACGTACTTCTTCTCGTGCGCATACATGCCGGGCGAGATGAAGAGCCAGATCTGGTACAGGATGAACGGGCTGGCGAGGATCGCACCGACGACGATCGAGGCTTTGATCTGCAGGTTCAGCGCATCGGTGGGATGCGTCATCGTCATCTGCTGCCCGATGTCCAGCAGCGGCTTCTGCAGAAAGTCGATGATGCGGTTGTGGAAGCAATAGGCGATGATGACGCCGACGAGGAGATAGGCAAGCGCCCAGAGGATGCGGTTGCGCAGCTCCTCGAGGTGCTGCATCAGGCTCATGCCGGGGAGGTCAGCGCGGTCCTTGACGGCGTTGCGGGCGCGGTCGAGCACGTCCTCAGCCATGGTGGTTCTCCTTGTTCTCGTCGGCGACGGGGATGGAGTCGATAAGGCCGCCGAGAGGGTCGGAGGATGCGGTCGTGGCGCGAGGCGAGCGTCCCTGCGGAAGCCCGGTGGCGGGCGGCATCAGGTTCAACTCGCCGGAAGAGGCGATGGGAAGAGGTTCGGTGGGCGCTTCCGCGGGTGCTGGTTCGGGCAGCGCTTCCACAGGCGTGGCCGCTTCCATCGAGCGCTCGGGGGAGTCGAGCGTGAGGTAACGCGACTCCGTGGACTCCGCAGGCTTGGGTTCGTCAAGAGCGGGCGTGGCGGGCGCTGCGGCTTCCATGGCGGAAATCTTCCTGTCGCGCTCGGCCTGCTCGCTGGAGCGAAGTTCGTCTTCCATCTGCATCTTGAAGTCGTTGGACGCGCGGCGGAATTCGCCAACCCATTTGCCGAGTTCGCGGGCGAGCTTGGGCAGGCGCTTCGGGCCGAAGAGCAGCAGCGCCAGCACGAAGATGAAGATGTTGTCAGAAAAACTGGGCATACAGCGTTAGATGATAACGGCTCGCGGTGTTGCGCGTCAGACATAACAAAAGGCTGCGACAATAGATCGACGGATTTACGCGGAAAATCGCGCAGCAGGGAGCGTCTGGGTTGATGAATTGGCGAGCGGTTGTGAGCAGGGTGGCAGCGCTGAGCGTGTTGGCGGTGGTGCCGGCTTTTGTGGGATGCGGGGCTTTCTTCCAGTGCGAAGGCAAGGCAAGCTGCACCACATCGACGAGCACGACCTCGAACGTGATCTTCGCGGGCAATAGCTACTCCGGCAGCACCTACCTGGACGCCTACGGCAATACGACGGGCACGCTGGCCAAGGTGTCTGGCGCACCATTTTCGCTTTCCTACACGCCGACGGCGATGGTCGTTCGCAGCGGCAACGGCTACTTGTATGTAGCGGGTACGAACGGCAATATCTACTCCTACGTGCTGAGTTCTGCCGGTGTGCCCAGCAGCGGCACGGCCCAGTACACGCAGAATTACAGCCAGGTGGACCTAGCGATTTCGCCGGATGGCAACTGGCTCTTCTCGGTAGACAGCTCTACGTCGACTTCGCCGGAGTTGTACGTATACAGCTTCGGAACGAGCGGCGCTCTGTCGCTGACGGCCGCGATTCCGCTGACGGATTCGACCGGGTATACGATCGTGCCGAAGCAGATTCGCGTCTCGCCGGACAATACTTACGTGGCGGTAGCGATGGGCTCGGGCGGCGTGGAGGTCTTTCCGTTCACGACCTCCAGCGGCACGCTCGGTAACCCGAATTATGTGAATACGCAGTCTTCTGCAGATGGCGATAACGCAATTACGTGGGATGGCAGCCACAATCTTTACATCGCGCGCTCGACGAATGCGACGACGTATTCGGTGTTGGTGTACGCCGCCGCATCGAACACGGTGACGACTTCCGTGCCTTCGACCTACCTAACGGGCACGAGCCCGTCTGCGCTGGCGTTCTCTTCGGGTTACGGCTACTTGTACGCGGCGAACAAGGGCGACAGCACGATCTCGATCTTCTCGCAGTCGAGCGGTGCGCTCACGAGCGTGGGCACCGTGAATGCGCCGTCGTCGGTTTCGTCACTGACGCTGGACAAGAGCACCAGCTACCTGGTGGCCTCGGGTTACAACTCGAGCGCGGGGCTGGAGGTCTTCCTGATCGGTTCGAGCGGCGGATTGACCCTGCAGTCGACGACCGAGTCCACGGGCACCAGTACTTCCATTGCACCTGCGCTTGCGGCAACCCACTAGCGACGGGCGCCATCCTGCACAATAGAGATGAGCGCGATGTGGCGCAGGAGGCGTTAGTTGCGGGCAGTGCGGTGGCATAGCAAAGCGGTGGTAGTACTGGGTCTGGCGTCGTCGATCATGCTCGGCGGATGCTCGCGTTTTCGCAAGCACAGCGGACCCTCCAAGTACGTTTACGTCACAGCCAAAGAAGCTACGCTGCGCGATCGCATCGCTGCGGTGTCCAACCGCACGGGCGTGGTGCAGAACGGCGAGAAGCTGACGGTGCTCGAGCACCAGCGCCGCTTCATCAAGGTGCAGGCGCCGAGCGGCATCGTGGGCTGGCTGGATGAGAAGCTCACCGCAGATCAGGCGCTCATGGACACCTTTGATGAGCTCAAACAGCAGCATCTGAACGATGCTGTTGTCGCCAAGGCCGTGACTCGCGATGAAGCGGTGCTGCACATCGCGCCGGGCCGGTCGACCGAACATTTTTTCCGCTTGAATGAAGGCGACACGATGAGCCTGATTCAGCGTGCGACGGTGGTGAAGCCGCTACCGCCGGGGCAGGCGCCTCCGCATGTTGATCCGAGCGATCCCACGTCCCCGATTGCTCCGCCGACGATGGAAGACTGGTGGCTGGTGCGCGACAGCAAGGGGCAGACCGGCTGGATCTACTCGCGTCTGATCGATGTCAGCGAGCCGGACGCGCTGGCGCGCTACGCCGAAGGGCAGCGCATCGTGGGTGCCTATGTGCTGGCGACGGTGAACGATCCGGAATCAGGCGTGATGAACAACGGCGTCACGGTGACGGAGATTCCCGAGTACGTGACCGTGCTTGCACCGTACAAAGCGGGGCTGCCGTATGACTTTGATCAGGTGCGCGTCTTCACCTGGAACCACAACAAACATCGTTATGAGACCGCGTTCCGCGAGAAGAACATCGAAGGCTATCTACCGGTGGTCGTGACCAAGGGCAAGGACCCGTACGGCAAGTCCGCGATGGCGGCGATGGAGCTTCCGATCTTCAAATACCACACGCTGGCAGCGGATTCGCCCGCGCCTGTGCCTGATCCGAAGACAGGCATTGTGAAGCCGGGCAAGCTGATCGAGAAGACGTATCGCCTGGAAGAGACGACCGTACGTCGGATTCTGCCGCCGAACACGCAGAAGCCTGACGAAGCGCACCCTGTGGTGGAAGAGAAGAAGGACAAGAAAGCCAAGGCTGGCAGAAAGCGGCGGTAGGTTTTTGTGGAATGTGAAAGGCGCTCATCGTGGATGAGCGCCTTTCGCCTTGCGGGGAGAGGCCCACCCGTCCGCAATCTGCGCGTACGGATGGGGCAGCCAGAGATTCGTGGCTCGTAGTTTCGTTCGAGTGATGAGCCGTGAGTTGCGAGTAATGAGTTAGGCGTAGAAGCGGCGGATGCCTTCAACGACCGTGGCGACTTCGTCGTCACGCAGCTCAGGATAGATGGGCAACGCGAGGACCTCTTCGGCGGCCTTTTCGCTGTGTGGGAAGTCGCCGCGCTTGTAGCCGAGCGAGGCGAGCGACTCCTGTAGATGCAGCGGTAGCGGATAGTAAACTTCGCTGCCGATCTGCAGCGAAGCAAGGTGCGCGCGCAGATCATCGCGGCGCGGTGCGCGGATGACGTACTGGTGAAAGACGTGTTCCGCGCGCGGATCGGTGTAGGGAAGCACGATGCCGGTCGTCACGCTATCGCTGACCAGTCCTGCGGCGGTGAAGGCCTCGGCATAGAGCGCCGCGATCTCACGGCGACGCGCGTTGCCAGCCTCCACATAGCGCAGGCGCACGCTGAGCGCGGCCGCCTGCAGCGAGTCAATACGTGAGTTCCAGCCAACCTCATCGTGGAAGTAGCGCTTCCTCATGCCATGCGCGCGGAGCATGGTCGCACGCTCAGCGGTAGCGGCGTCATGCGTGGTGACCATGCCTGCGTCGCCCATCGCGGCGAG
Proteins encoded in this window:
- a CDS encoding SDR family oxidoreductase; its protein translation is MADIQGKVVVITGASSGIGAVTAKELAKQGAVVVLGARRKDRLDALVSEIEAAGGKALAVACDVVKRADLEALVAAGVKAFGKIDVIVNNAGIMPLSPLSELRVEEWEQTIDVNVKGVLYGIAAALPVFEKQGSGHFVNISSVAGIRAFPMAAVYCGSKWAVGAITETLRQECVGKNIRTTVILPGAFETELGNTITHKETAEQMGHFMQVAQPPQAIAEAIAYAIGQPAGVAVNELVVRPAAQFV
- the ubiE gene encoding bifunctional demethylmenaquinone methyltransferase/2-methoxy-6-polyprenyl-1,4-benzoquinol methylase UbiE, which produces MPTETTGARTANERTQAEAAQNVQAMFNSIAPKYDLLNHLISMGLDRRWWRKTARAFTPVLKNPDARILDICCGTGDQTSALLAARPANAARLTGLDFSAQMLDRARCKYATEPIDWIEGDAMHLPFPDNSFDLVTSAFGFRNLTDYAAGLREIARVLKPGGRIGVLEANQPEGAKALAYNLYFSQIAPLIGGMISGDRAAYKYLPDSVRRFPRPPKMLALMAEAGFVDAHWDGYLLHSAGLYRGTKA
- the aroB gene encoding 3-dehydroquinate synthase translates to MSTAIEVRTPSANYTVHIGPGLLADLAQRIAALHTTPKAKLFVVTSPVIWSHWSERFLASFGGTQPVVLQVLAGEQYKRFSTLESLAEQLAEHGADRDSILIAFGGGVLGDMTGFLAAIYMRGIRYVQVPTTALAQIDSSVGGKTGANLAAGKNLIGSFHHPLAVFADIDTLSTLPENELRAGLQESVKAGIIRDRELFDYMEAHTAAILAGNHEALTRVIADSVQMKVNVVAEDEFETGVRMLLNLGHTLGHAIEAATRYEQLLHGEAIAWGMIAATSIAQKRGMVTSAQVERITNLVRAYGPLKPFTADVHELVSLTAKDKKNRSDSRRFILPVGIGDATVVRDVTEAELTVATEELFAQMPTREDLAEANA
- a CDS encoding TerC/Alx family metal homeostasis membrane protein; protein product: MTPISHWLWFHVAVVALMLAEFGLHRLFPDPHRKAVWATVLWTVAALALAAILLPLYGHAHATEYVASWAIEEALSVDNLFVFLLLFKTFTIPEDRQPKVLFWGVAGAIVMRGAFIAGGLSLLARFHWVEYVFGALLLAAAVKLLKPEDDSEGNEVSQPTWLRWLTRVHPVSPRTDTFSARETVGGKLVWMPTTLLLALIAVELTDVVFALDSIPAVLSITRIPFIAYTSNIMAVMGLRSLYVLLAAMLKSLRFMHYGLAALLAFAAVKMLAVHWIEIGPLASLGVIAVVLAITVGTSVAFRQKQA
- a CDS encoding DoxX family protein — translated: MSRTTTAQDITRIAMGAALAGAGITHLTVAREEFKNQVPPWMPFDTDAVVLASGVGEIALGTALALAPEKLRPLAGCAAAGFFAAIFPGNLAQYTERRNAFGLDTDKKRFGRLFFQPVLIGLALWSAGTIAKKRKRLF
- a CDS encoding M28 family peptidase yields the protein MNLLRTLAAALALTTTTLASAQGHPVSGAKVMDLTKQYLAAAPHRAIGTPGHEAAEKFIRDHFATEASKGNLVVDKFTAHTPVGMQPMTNYIAKFPGKKDGVIVLASHYETNYPLQSIGFVGANDGACTTALLIALGDYYRTHPPQGYSVWLVFDDGEEAVGKEGMVPSDSLYGVRHLAAKWSGDGTIGKIKAFVVADMLGWKSMNIDREGNSTPWLLDLLAKAAKTTGHSSSVFANEMTIEDDHIPFKQRGVPVLDVICYEYGPYEQNRGDYAFHHTAKDTIDKLSVASLQTSADLFVELVKLIDQH
- the tatC gene encoding twin-arginine translocase subunit TatC, yielding MAEDVLDRARNAVKDRADLPGMSLMQHLEELRNRILWALAYLLVGVIIAYCFHNRIIDFLQKPLLDIGQQMTMTHPTDALNLQIKASIVVGAILASPFILYQIWLFISPGMYAHEKKYVWPFMFTTIGLFLAGAWFGYRWVLPGAMKVLILEMGHNLNHMITIEDYTGFFLAVILGLGATFEMPILIFFLSLFGIVNAQFLLKHFRYAVLAIFLIAAIICPTPDPIGMCLFATPMLVLYFLGVFVAYFVHADTDARARWRMIGWAILAVAAIAAALWFVKPLHAHDAIIHFIQHTSRKR
- a CDS encoding twin-arginine translocase TatA/TatE family subunit translates to MPSFSDNIFIFVLALLLFGPKRLPKLARELGKWVGEFRRASNDFKMQMEDELRSSEQAERDRKISAMEAAAPATPALDEPKPAESTESRYLTLDSPERSMEAATPVEALPEPAPAEAPTEPLPIASSGELNLMPPATGLPQGRSPRATTASSDPLGGLIDSIPVADENKENHHG
- a CDS encoding lactonase family protein, which gives rise to MSRVAALSVLAVVPAFVGCGAFFQCEGKASCTTSTSTTSNVIFAGNSYSGSTYLDAYGNTTGTLAKVSGAPFSLSYTPTAMVVRSGNGYLYVAGTNGNIYSYVLSSAGVPSSGTAQYTQNYSQVDLAISPDGNWLFSVDSSTSTSPELYVYSFGTSGALSLTAAIPLTDSTGYTIVPKQIRVSPDNTYVAVAMGSGGVEVFPFTTSSGTLGNPNYVNTQSSADGDNAITWDGSHNLYIARSTNATTYSVLVYAAASNTVTTSVPSTYLTGTSPSALAFSSGYGYLYAANKGDSTISIFSQSSGALTSVGTVNAPSSVSSLTLDKSTSYLVASGYNSSAGLEVFLIGSSGGLTLQSTTESTGTSTSIAPALAATH
- a CDS encoding SH3 domain-containing protein — protein: MVVLGLASSIMLGGCSRFRKHSGPSKYVYVTAKEATLRDRIAAVSNRTGVVQNGEKLTVLEHQRRFIKVQAPSGIVGWLDEKLTADQALMDTFDELKQQHLNDAVVAKAVTRDEAVLHIAPGRSTEHFFRLNEGDTMSLIQRATVVKPLPPGQAPPHVDPSDPTSPIAPPTMEDWWLVRDSKGQTGWIYSRLIDVSEPDALARYAEGQRIVGAYVLATVNDPESGVMNNGVTVTEIPEYVTVLAPYKAGLPYDFDQVRVFTWNHNKHRYETAFREKNIEGYLPVVVTKGKDPYGKSAMAAMELPIFKYHTLAADSPAPVPDPKTGIVKPGKLIEKTYRLEETTVRRILPPNTQKPDEAHPVVEEKKDKKAKAGRKRR